One window from the genome of Paracoccus marcusii encodes:
- the clpB gene encoding ATP-dependent chaperone ClpB, giving the protein MNMEKFTERSRGFLQSAQTIAIRENQQRVMPEHLLKALMDDDQGLASNLITRAGGDAKRVREAVDAAVAKQPKVSGSGSGQVYVDPTLVRVLDEAESVAKKAGDSFVPAERVLMALAMVNTNARDALAAGSVNAQALNAAINDIRKGRTADTASAEDSYEALEKYARDLTAAARDGKIDPIIGRDEEIRRAMQVLSRRTKNNPVLIGEPGVGKTAIAEGLALRIIDGDVPESLRNKRLMALDMGALIAGAKYRGDFEERLKSILKEIETAAGEIILFIDELHTLVGAGKGDGAMDAANLIKPALARGELHCVGATTLDEYRKYIEKDAALARRFQPVLVEEPTVEDTISILRGIKEKYELHHGVRISDAALVAAATLSHRYITDRFLPDKAIDLMDEAASRLRMEVDSKPEELDQLDRQILQLQIEAEALKKEDDAASKDRLERLEKDLSGLQERSAEMTARWQAERDKLQGSRDLKEQLDRARADLDQAKREGNLARAGELSYGIIPGLEKQLAEAEQGDGLMVEEAVRPEQIAEVVERWTGIPTAKMLEGERDKLLKMEEQIGKRVIGQQEAVTAVSNAVRRARAGLNDENRPLGSFLFLGPTGVGKTELTKALAEYMFDDDSAMVRIDMSEFMEKHSVARLIGAPPGYVGYDEGGVLTEAVRRRPYQVILFDEVEKAHPDVFNVLLQVLDDGVLTDGQGRTVDFKQTLIILTSNLGSQALSHLPEEADASDARHQVMEAVRGHFRPEFLNRLDEIIIFRRLSRTNMDGIVKVQMARLEKRLAGRKITLDMDDAARMWLADQGYDPVFGARPLKRVIQRALQDPLAELLLSGEVMDGATVHVSAGPDGLLVGNRVGQAGPRLGAIGEGPRPKVH; this is encoded by the coding sequence ATGAACATGGAAAAGTTCACGGAACGGTCGCGCGGCTTCCTGCAATCCGCCCAGACCATCGCGATCCGCGAGAATCAGCAGCGCGTGATGCCCGAGCATCTGCTGAAGGCGCTGATGGATGACGACCAGGGACTGGCCTCGAACCTGATCACCCGTGCGGGCGGCGACGCCAAGCGCGTGCGCGAGGCGGTGGATGCCGCCGTGGCGAAACAGCCCAAGGTCAGCGGGTCGGGCAGCGGTCAGGTCTATGTCGACCCCACCCTGGTCCGCGTGCTGGACGAGGCGGAGTCGGTGGCCAAGAAGGCCGGCGACAGCTTCGTGCCCGCCGAACGGGTGCTGATGGCGCTGGCCATGGTCAACACGAACGCCCGCGATGCGCTGGCTGCGGGTTCGGTTAACGCGCAAGCACTGAACGCCGCGATCAACGACATCCGCAAGGGACGCACCGCCGACACGGCATCCGCCGAGGACAGCTATGAGGCGTTGGAGAAGTATGCCCGCGACCTGACGGCGGCCGCGCGCGACGGCAAGATCGACCCGATCATCGGCCGCGACGAGGAGATCCGCCGCGCCATGCAGGTCCTGTCGCGGCGCACCAAGAACAACCCCGTCCTGATCGGCGAACCCGGCGTCGGCAAGACCGCCATCGCCGAGGGCCTCGCGTTGCGCATCATCGACGGCGACGTGCCGGAATCCCTGCGCAACAAGCGGCTGATGGCGCTGGACATGGGCGCGCTGATCGCGGGCGCGAAGTATCGCGGCGATTTCGAGGAGCGGCTGAAGTCGATCCTGAAGGAGATCGAGACCGCCGCCGGCGAGATCATCCTGTTCATCGACGAGCTGCACACGCTGGTCGGCGCGGGCAAGGGCGACGGCGCGATGGATGCCGCCAACCTGATCAAGCCGGCCCTGGCGCGGGGCGAGCTGCATTGCGTCGGCGCCACCACGCTGGACGAATATCGCAAGTATATCGAGAAGGACGCGGCCCTGGCCCGGCGCTTCCAGCCCGTGCTGGTCGAGGAGCCGACGGTCGAGGACACGATCAGCATCCTGCGCGGCATCAAGGAGAAGTACGAGCTGCACCACGGCGTGCGGATCAGCGACGCGGCCCTGGTCGCGGCGGCGACGCTGTCGCATCGCTACATCACCGACCGTTTCCTGCCCGACAAGGCCATCGACCTGATGGACGAGGCAGCCTCGCGCCTGCGCATGGAGGTCGACAGCAAGCCCGAGGAGCTGGACCAGCTGGATCGCCAGATCCTGCAGCTGCAGATCGAGGCCGAGGCGCTGAAGAAGGAGGACGACGCGGCATCGAAGGACCGTCTGGAGCGACTGGAGAAGGACCTGTCCGGCCTGCAGGAGCGCAGCGCCGAGATGACCGCCCGCTGGCAGGCGGAACGCGACAAGCTGCAGGGGTCGCGCGACCTCAAGGAGCAGCTGGACCGCGCCCGCGCCGACCTGGATCAGGCCAAGCGTGAGGGGAACCTGGCCCGCGCCGGAGAGCTGTCCTATGGCATCATCCCCGGACTGGAGAAGCAATTGGCCGAAGCCGAGCAGGGCGACGGTCTGATGGTCGAGGAGGCCGTCCGCCCCGAACAGATCGCCGAGGTCGTGGAACGCTGGACCGGCATCCCCACCGCCAAGATGCTGGAGGGCGAGCGCGACAAGCTGTTGAAGATGGAGGAGCAGATCGGCAAGCGCGTGATCGGCCAGCAGGAGGCCGTCACCGCGGTCAGCAATGCCGTCCGCCGCGCCCGCGCGGGCCTGAACGACGAGAACCGGCCGCTTGGCAGCTTCCTGTTCCTGGGGCCCACCGGCGTCGGCAAGACGGAACTGACCAAGGCGCTGGCCGAATACATGTTCGACGATGACAGCGCGATGGTCCGCATCGACATGTCCGAGTTCATGGAAAAGCATTCCGTGGCCCGGCTGATCGGCGCGCCTCCGGGCTATGTGGGTTACGACGAGGGCGGCGTGCTGACCGAGGCCGTGCGGCGGCGTCCCTATCAGGTGATCCTGTTCGACGAGGTCGAAAAGGCGCATCCGGACGTCTTCAACGTGCTGCTCCAGGTGCTGGATGACGGGGTGCTGACGGACGGCCAGGGCCGGACGGTGGACTTCAAGCAGACGCTGATCATCCTGACCTCGAACCTGGGCTCTCAGGCGCTGTCGCATCTGCCCGAGGAGGCGGATGCGTCGGACGCCCGCCATCAGGTGATGGAGGCGGTGCGCGGCCATTTCCGCCCCGAATTCCTGAACCGCCTGGACGAGATCATCATCTTCCGCAGGCTCTCGCGGACGAACATGGACGGGATCGTCAAGGTACAGATGGCGCGGCTGGAAAAGCGCTTGGCGGGTCGCAAGATCACGCTGGACATGGACGACGCGGCGCGGATGTGGCTGGCCGATCAGGGTTACGACCCGGTCTTCGGCGCGCGTCCGCTGAAGCGTGTGATCCAGCGCGCCCTGCAGGACCCGCTGGCGGAACTGCTCTTGTCCGGAGAGGTCATGGACGGGGCGACCGTCCATGTCAGCGCCGGGCCGGACGGCCTGCTGGTCGGCAACCGTGTGGGCCAGGCGGGACCGCGGCTTGGCGCGATCGGCGAAGGCCCGCGCCCGAAGGTCCACTGA
- the pyrF gene encoding orotidine-5'-phosphate decarboxylase translates to MDDRLIVALDVPNAVAGLDLAGRLGDAVGFYKIGLGMLTGGGLALANELKQEHGKRIFLDMKLFDIGATVEAAVRGLAQFDLDFLTVHGDPHVVAAAKQGAAGSNLKILGVTILTSLDRADLDAGLMQAGDLHDITVERAARAFEAGADGIICSPREAADIRALPGSRLIVTPGVRPAGSALGDQKRVETPASAIAAGVDHIVVGRPVWQAADPRAAAQAILAELA, encoded by the coding sequence ATGGATGACCGGCTGATCGTGGCGCTGGACGTGCCGAATGCCGTGGCGGGGCTGGACCTGGCGGGACGCCTGGGCGACGCCGTGGGCTTCTACAAGATCGGGCTGGGCATGCTGACCGGCGGCGGCCTGGCCCTGGCCAACGAGCTGAAGCAGGAGCACGGCAAGCGCATCTTCCTGGACATGAAACTGTTCGACATCGGCGCGACCGTCGAGGCCGCTGTGCGGGGGCTGGCGCAGTTCGACCTGGACTTCCTGACCGTGCATGGCGACCCGCATGTGGTGGCGGCGGCCAAGCAGGGGGCTGCGGGGTCGAACCTGAAGATCCTGGGCGTGACCATCCTGACCTCGCTGGACCGGGCCGACCTGGACGCGGGGCTGATGCAGGCGGGCGATCTGCACGACATCACCGTGGAACGCGCCGCCCGCGCCTTCGAGGCGGGGGCCGACGGCATCATCTGCTCCCCGCGCGAGGCGGCCGACATCCGCGCCCTGCCGGGATCGCGCCTGATCGTGACGCCGGGCGTGCGCCCCGCGGGCAGCGCCTTGGGCGACCAGAAACGGGTCGAGACGCCCGCATCGGCCATCGCCGCCGGGGTCGACCACATTGTGGTGGGCCGCCCGGTCTGGCAGGCCGCCGATCCGCGCGCGGCGGCGCAGGCGATCCTGGCCGAACTGGCTTGA
- a CDS encoding 5'-methylthioadenosine/S-adenosylhomocysteine nucleosidase yields MIRPALALMLSAAPLAAHGVDDTPRIAVMSAFEPEWISLQADLEGAETQAINGTEFITGTLSGQEVVLFLSGVSMVNAAMTTQMALEQFDIEAIVFSGIAGGVDPALNIGDVVVADQWGQWLETVMARRTEEGFALPGFLESPFPNYDMIYTRETTVASDRGEPETRFWFPADPALLEVAARVAETTDLADCNAQNDCLTTAPQIRVGGNGVSGSSFMDNAGVRDWLSTTFEAQVVDMESAAVAQVAWANQVPFIAFRSLSDLAGGGEGENEMGVFMSLASDNSAALVKAFLAEMP; encoded by the coding sequence CCGCATCGCCGTCATGTCGGCCTTCGAGCCAGAATGGATCAGCCTGCAGGCTGACCTCGAGGGCGCGGAAACCCAGGCCATCAACGGCACCGAGTTCATCACCGGCACCCTGTCGGGGCAGGAGGTCGTGCTGTTCCTGTCGGGCGTGTCGATGGTGAACGCGGCCATGACCACCCAGATGGCGCTGGAGCAGTTCGACATCGAGGCGATCGTGTTCTCGGGCATCGCGGGCGGGGTCGATCCGGCGCTGAACATCGGCGACGTGGTCGTGGCGGACCAGTGGGGCCAGTGGCTGGAGACGGTCATGGCGCGCCGGACCGAGGAGGGCTTCGCCCTGCCGGGATTCCTGGAATCGCCCTTTCCGAACTATGACATGATCTACACGCGCGAAACGACCGTGGCCTCGGACCGGGGCGAGCCCGAGACGCGGTTCTGGTTTCCCGCCGACCCGGCCCTTCTGGAGGTCGCCGCCCGCGTGGCCGAGACGACCGATCTGGCCGACTGCAATGCCCAGAACGACTGCCTGACCACCGCGCCGCAGATTCGGGTCGGCGGAAACGGCGTGTCGGGGTCGTCCTTCATGGACAATGCCGGGGTGCGCGACTGGCTGTCCACGACCTTCGAGGCGCAGGTCGTGGATATGGAATCGGCCGCCGTGGCGCAGGTGGCCTGGGCGAACCAGGTGCCCTTCATCGCCTTCCGCTCGCTGTCGGACCTGGCCGGCGGCGGCGAGGGCGAGAACGAGATGGGCGTCTTCATGTCGCTGGCCTCCGACAATTCGGCGGCGCTGGTCAAGGCCTTCCTGGCCGAGATGCCCTGA
- a CDS encoding DUF998 domain-containing protein codes for MDDDGGVQKVRNELVLSFLAVRRAIGALGFFLPLALIAYAVLWPEPLRTSISAYYYSPMREVFVGTLIAQAVFLWSYEGFRPDAGEWITDKAMARLAAVSIALVALVPTDGPDGPCTALECIAGPSLSALIHVVAAGLFFAALAVFCLVLFVRGTVDGPEKAASNRIYRICGWTIIVSIGLIGLLFATGLDDTLARLRPVFWLETAATFAFATSWAVKGDSLRPLTRAVIAASR; via the coding sequence ATGGACGATGACGGCGGCGTGCAGAAGGTCCGCAACGAGCTGGTCCTGTCCTTTCTGGCGGTGCGCCGCGCCATCGGCGCCCTGGGGTTCTTTCTGCCGCTGGCGCTGATCGCCTATGCGGTGCTGTGGCCCGAGCCACTGCGGACCAGCATCTCGGCCTATTACTATTCGCCGATGCGCGAGGTCTTCGTCGGCACGCTGATCGCGCAGGCCGTGTTCCTGTGGAGCTATGAGGGGTTCCGCCCCGATGCGGGCGAATGGATCACCGACAAGGCCATGGCGCGGCTGGCGGCGGTCTCCATCGCGCTGGTGGCCCTGGTGCCCACCGACGGGCCGGACGGGCCCTGCACCGCGCTGGAATGCATCGCGGGTCCGAGCCTGTCGGCGCTGATCCATGTCGTCGCGGCGGGACTGTTCTTTGCCGCGCTGGCGGTGTTCTGCCTGGTGCTGTTCGTCAGGGGTACCGTGGACGGCCCGGAAAAGGCCGCGTCGAACCGCATCTATCGCATCTGCGGCTGGACGATCATCGTCAGCATCGGCCTGATCGGGCTTTTGTTCGCGACGGGCCTGGACGATACGCTGGCGCGCCTGCGCCCGGTCTTCTGGCTGGAGACGGCGGCCACCTTCGCCTTTGCGACCAGTTGGGCAGTCAAGGGCGACAGCCTGCGCCCGCTGACCCGCGCCGTCATCGCCGCATCGCGGTGA
- a CDS encoding NUDIX hydrolase — protein MTAAAFNGAKLLLTHGDRLLTCLRDDRPDIPFPAHWDLPGGGREGQETPVQCALRELDEEFGLHLSPQALTGRAFPSHSATGLMSWLFAGQISAAQIAAIRFGDEGQGWCMMPVADYLAHPRAIPHFCRWITAMRR, from the coding sequence ATGACCGCCGCGGCCTTCAACGGTGCCAAGCTGCTGCTGACCCATGGCGACCGGCTGCTGACCTGCCTGCGCGACGATCGCCCCGACATTCCCTTTCCGGCGCATTGGGACCTGCCCGGCGGCGGCCGCGAAGGACAGGAGACGCCCGTCCAATGCGCCCTGCGCGAGCTGGACGAGGAGTTCGGGCTGCACCTGTCCCCGCAGGCGCTGACCGGTCGGGCGTTTCCGTCGCATTCCGCGACCGGACTGATGTCCTGGCTGTTTGCGGGGCAGATCAGCGCGGCCCAGATCGCCGCGATCCGGTTCGGGGACGAAGGTCAGGGGTGGTGCATGATGCCGGTGGCCGACTATCTGGCCCATCCGCGCGCGATCCCGCATTTCTGCCGCTGGATCACCGCGATGCGGCGATGA